The following are encoded together in the Culex pipiens pallens isolate TS chromosome 1, TS_CPP_V2, whole genome shotgun sequence genome:
- the LOC128092571 gene encoding heterochromatin protein 1-like: MEAISEGLRSPNKVFLLENMFQIKWKGCDDSGNSWEPEEHLNCQDLLEKFAREEGEKWASSQGKRSSTDSFSNMDRAGEDVEKAPPKL; encoded by the exons ATGGAAGCAATAAGTGAGGGGTTGCGCTCTCCCAACAAGGTGTTTTTActtgaaaatatg TTTCAGATCAAGTGGAAGGGCTGCGACGATTCCGGAAACTCCTGGGAACCGGAGGAACATCTCAACTGCCAGGATCTTCTGGAAAAATTTGCGCGCGAGGAAGGCGAGAAGTGGGCCAGCAGCCAGGGCAAGCGATCTTCGACGGACTCTTTCTCAAACATGGATCGGGCCGGAGAAGATGTTGAGAAAGCGCCACCGAAACTGTAG